The window CTGCAGCAGCACCTGCGCGAGCTGCGTGGGCGCCATGTGGAAGACGGCGCCGTGCTGGTGCTGGACAACGCCACGGGCGCCGTGCTGGCCTGGGTGGGATCGTCCGGCCAGCTCAGCCAGGCCAGCGAGGTCGACGGGGTGCTGGCGCTGCGCCAGCCGGGCTCCACGCTCAAGCCCTTTTTGTATGCCGAGGCGATTGCAGAGCGGCGGCTCACAGCGGCGTCGCTGGTCGAAGATTCGCCCGCGCAGATCACCACGGCGGGGGGGCTCTACATCCCGCAGAACTATGACCGCCAGTTCAAGGGCTGGGTGTCGGTGCGCACGGCGCTGGCGGCGTCGCTCAACGTGCCTGCGGTGCGGACGCTGGTCATGGTTACGCCCGATGCGTTTCACCGCCAGCTCGGTGCTGTCGGAATGCCGCTGCGCGAAAGTGGCGACTACTTTGGCTACAGCCTGGCATTGGGCAGCCCCGAGGTGCCGTTGCTGCACCTGACCAATGCCTTCCGCACGCTCGCCAACGGCGGGCGGGCGAGTCCTGTTGCAAGCACGCTCGCCAACGGCGGGCGACAGGGCCCCGTAGCCTCGGCCGATGCCAAGCCCCGCTTCACGCCCGCCATCGATCCACGCGCCGCGTTCATCGTGGGTGACATCCTGTCCGACGGCAATGCACGCGCACGCACCTTCGGCACCGACAGCGTGCTGGCCACCCGCTTCTGGACGGCGGTGAAAACCGGGACCAGCAAGGACATGCGCGACAACTGGGCAGTGGGTTGGTCGGAGCGCTATACCGTGGGCGTGTGGGTGGGCAACGCCAGCGGTGCAGCCATGCACGAGGTCAGCGGCACCAGCGGCGCAGCACCCATCTGGGCGGCGGTGATGGGCTTTCTGCACGCCCGCGAGCCCAGCCGGGCGCCCAAGACCCCTCCGGGCCTGGTGCGGGCGGCCGTGCGGTTTGGCCCGGGGCCGTCGTCTGGCGCAGGCGGCCCCCAGCCGCTGGAGGCTGCACGCGACGAGTGGTTTGTGCCTGGCACGCAGCAGCCGTTGTTTGCTATGGATTCAATAGCTGGTGAGGTATATGACACTAGCGCATCAAGCCAAAAAACCTCAAAAAGTGCCGCCCGTGCCCCAGCAGCGCCTGCGGCCGCTGTCCCGGCGCGCATCACCGCTCCAGCATCCGGCACGGTGATTGCGCTGGACCCGGACATTCCACCCGCGCGCCAGCGCCTGCAGTTCACGGCCACCGGCGATGCGGTGCAGTGGCGGCTGGACGGCAAACCCCTGGGTCGGGGCTCCCGGGTAGCCTGGCTGCCTTGGCCCGGGCGGCATCTGGTGCAGATCACCGACGCGCAGGGCCAGGTGCTTGACGAGGTCCGGCTGGAGGTACGTGGCGCGGGTGTGGTGGCC of the Acidovorax sp. 107 genome contains:
- the pbpC gene encoding penicillin-binding protein 1C, giving the protein MFLPFDFFFTLRLRTQAAALVLAACASGAWAIPTFDEVRADFKPSDTLILSREGEVLQRLRTDATVRRGQWVPLADVSPALRQALVLSEDKRFFEHSGVDWRAASAAAWGNLWNQRTRGASTITMQLAGLLDGDWRQGPGGRTVAQKLGQTVAAQVLDRRWRKDQILEAYLNLVPFRSELVGIDALSRTLFDKAAHGLDDREAAVAAALVRAPNARPALVAQRACGVLRDMQQPTGAKAARVECDALDLFTTAALQRRAFDASEGVAPHFARYLLRQRDKDSAVPERVTSTLRAPLQRFAMQILQQHLRELRGRHVEDGAVLVLDNATGAVLAWVGSSGQLSQASEVDGVLALRQPGSTLKPFLYAEAIAERRLTAASLVEDSPAQITTAGGLYIPQNYDRQFKGWVSVRTALAASLNVPAVRTLVMVTPDAFHRQLGAVGMPLRESGDYFGYSLALGSPEVPLLHLTNAFRTLANGGRASPVASTLANGGRQGPVASADAKPRFTPAIDPRAAFIVGDILSDGNARARTFGTDSVLATRFWTAVKTGTSKDMRDNWAVGWSERYTVGVWVGNASGAAMHEVSGTSGAAPIWAAVMGFLHAREPSRAPKTPPGLVRAAVRFGPGPSSGAGGPQPLEAARDEWFVPGTQQPLFAMDSIAGEVYDTSASSQKTSKSAARAPAAPAAAVPARITAPASGTVIALDPDIPPARQRLQFTATGDAVQWRLDGKPLGRGSRVAWLPWPGRHLVQITDAQGQVLDEVRLEVRGAGVVAVPPRAGAH